In the Microcebus murinus isolate Inina chromosome X, M.murinus_Inina_mat1.0, whole genome shotgun sequence genome, GATAACCTTGATCTTGAAAGCCTTGGTTTTAGGCTCTGTTAGGGTAGGCTTATTTCACTTTCGCCCTTAGCCATGCGAAATAGTCTTCACTCCTAAGGCACGGTCCTTTGGGGTTTCAATGGGAAGCTTGAGGTATTTTACAAGCTCCTCTAACTTGCTGGACCTTGAACTCTTAATCTGCTTCCCATTATGGGGCAATTGTTGAAATCTCTGTTTAGGTCTTTTCATCTTCAGttcttgttttcttcctgggCTCCTTGGACTCACTCCACACATAGGCACTTCAGGACTCAGCCACGGATATAAGGGGAATCTGTATACTAATTTTGTGGCTCCTCTTCTGAGGTTCcttttttcccatgttttctcTCCTCAATTTCCAGCCACCGTGGCAGCTATAAATGCTGACCTCTATGTTGTCAGCTTGCTTTCTGCTTGAGCTCTATTCCCCATATGCTATATGGATTGAAAATGTActaggagcaaaaaaaaaaaaaatcagttaaatttGGATCTCACCTAGTTTGCTTCTCTTCTTTGAAGGGTTGAATCCACTCTGGTTGCCTCTTTTGGTTGTTCTCCGGTGcttttaaactattaaaaaaatattctgtccAGAGTATGCAGTAACTATCAGCAGGAATGTTAGTCTGATACAAGCTACTATGCTACCATTGCAAGTAGAACTCACCCAAATatgctaatgatttttttttttttaaattgtttggtGCCTTGCTTTTCTGGCTCACTGAACATATACTTAGTCTTCATACTGGGTAAACCAATATAGTGTTGTTGTCTGTTCTGAGAATTTACTTGACTTAATTTAAATTTCACTAAATAATACAGTAAGTTAGTTATTGTTCCTAGTGGCTATCAAAGTTTCAGAGGCTGAAAATAAGTCCCTAATAGTGACAATGTCATGAATGtttaattaaagtttaaaataaaccttaatctttttttctaaaataggtAATACATTCAATGGTTCAAAATttaaggccaggcatagtggctcatgcctgtaataatagcactctgggaggccaaggcaagaggactgcttgagcttaggagttcaagactagcctgagcaagagggagaccctgtctctataagaaagaaaagaaagaaagaaaagaaagaaagaaagaaagaaagaaagaaagaaagaaagaaagaaagaaagaaagaaagaaagaaaagaaaagaaagaaagaaagaaagaaacaaacaaacaaacaaacagcaggTCTTGTCTACAGTCCCAgccacccaggaggctgaggcggaaggatcgcttgaaccctggaggtggaagttgcagtgagctacaatgacaccactgcactctacgcagaatgacagagtgagattctgtctcaataaaaacaaggcaactgaacaccccTCCTCACAACTCTTCacccctttaaaaatttttttaggctgggcgcagtggctcatgcctgtaatcctagcactctgggaggctgaggtaggcggatctttgaactcaggagttggagaccagcctgagcaagagcgagatcccgtctctaccaaaaagagaaaaaaaaaaattagccaggcatggtggtgcatgcctgtagtcccagccacccaagaggctgaggcagaaggatcgcttgagcccaggagtttgaagttgctgtgagcgaggctgatactacgggactctagcccgggcaacagagtgagacactgtctcaaaaaaataaacaaataaataaataaaggtaaaaaggACATACAATGAAAAGCTTTACTCTCACCCATCttgcatgtgtttttttaaatacaggcaGCTATATTTTTGCTCTCTTGCATTATACAAATTGGTCGTATCCTGCCTGTTATAATCCCATGAGTTCCTTgacaaagagtttttaaaataaatgacatttaattGAGCCATACAGTGTGCCTGGAACAATGTTAGCTATTGTAAGATATAAACATGAGTCATATGATTGAGAGTGTACTTTTCTTAATTAGAAAGGAGAAGAGAGTAGAATGAAGGACTATTCGTAAGGCAACCTGATGCCTTCTACTTGACCCAGTTGGAAGAGTTGATAGAAAAAGGTTCTAGAGTTAAGGTTATATTCTTGGCCCTGTCTCCCTAACAGGATGTCTCCCCAGCCCAACAGCAGCCCTGTTCACAGCCAAGCTGAGCACAGGGTCCAAGAACCTTGCTGGAAGCTTGATGTCTATCTCACAGTTTTTAGGGAGGGGAGAAAGCTAAATGAATCCTCTTCAACATCAGAATGTTAAAGTTACAACAATTTACAGCTGAAGAGATGCTCAAAGGTCTGAGTGTTCTCCAGCCAAGTCTGGGCTAAATCCCCTTCCCAGCCACTGAGAAAACATGGAGTGTCCACAACAGGTGGACTGAAAAGACAATGGAAGCCACACAAACCTACAGAGGTGGCAGAAAGTGTATTCAACACATCCCTTTTGTGGCTGCACCTTCAGGTTCCTGCAGGGACATAGGTAGGCAAGGCAGGGTACTGTGTCCATGGTGGGAAGGCGTGAATGGCAGGCCAGGGGTGTTTGCAAGGAATTTGAGAGTACTGATTAGGAGGGGTAGAAACTATGAATCAGTGGGCATGTTTACATCTGGGTACCCTTTGTTCCTCTGCAGGAATTTCAGATTGACCTGCTCATGGccagaatataaaaattatgtgccTACCATGCTGCCTTTTTCATTGGTCCTCAAGACTGGGCTTGGGACCTCTGGTTTCCACAGGGTAGCAGGCTATGACATTCAGCCTTGCTGCAGGTGGCAAACCTACTGAGCAGCCTTTTAAAGTCTTTATCTGATCCTCCGTTCAAATCATCAGAACTAAATTAATTTATGAGCAACTTTCTTCCCATGATGATGTAAAAATGTTTCTAGAGAGCAGGGTGATGAATGGAACTTAAATGCATACTGTCCATAATTAATTCTTTTGAGATGTGCAAGGTCATTGATAGTTCATTTAGTATGCTGTCCTTTTGGCTTAATTTTAGTgactgttaagaaaaaaaagattgacaggcttttttaaaattcccaacCTCCTGCtccttatttcttccttctccttgagGCTGAATTTAATCAATGGGGGTTTTCGGGAATTGAATTCTTCTGGTGAGAGTGACTATAGGAGCACCAATAGAAATATAACACAAgccatatgtttaaaattttaagtagccacattaaaattaatcatttcaaCATGGAATCAATATGAAAATCATTGTCACCCAAGCTGAGGTGCAGTGGCGCGATCATAGCTGattgtaacctcgaactcctgggctccaaagatcctccggcctcagcctctgaagtagctgggactacaggtgcatgccaccacacttggctaatttttctcctCCTTATTTTTTGGTATGTCTTCTACACTTATAGCACATATCAATTTGGGctggccacatttcaaatgctcactAGCccatatggctagtggctactgcatTGGGTAGCGCAGGCCTAGAGTGTGGGTCACAGTGACACCCTCTGAGATCCCCCTATGCATGCAGACAACAAACCCTCTAGACCTTATTCTTAGGAGCACACAAGTGATGATACAGGGTGGAGGGAGTTTAGAACGGGTTCAGATGCAGAGATTACAGCTGGGTTTTGCTGACCAAGGCAACTGGAAAGCCTCATAGGTGGGGAAACTTGCGTGAGgccgggcaggtgggaagaggccATTTGTAGGACGCAGGACAACCTGGAGGGCCTGCATCCTGCCATCTAGGCAGGCAGGATTTTACTTGGGGCGACCTTTGGCTGACTGTtgcttcttttctgtcttttctcctgCTTCCCGACTTCCAACCCGCACCCCAGCGGTGGTCCTCGGCCTGCCTAGCGCCTGGGCTGGGAGCGCCTGCGCGCGCTCCTGCCCCGCCGCCTGCGCCTGCAGCAGCGTGGAGCGCGGCTGCTCGGTGCGCTGCGACCGCGCGGGCCTCCAGCGGGTGCCGGCCGAGTTCCCATGCGAGGCAGTCTCCATAGACCTGGACCGGAACGGCCTGCGCTTCCTGGGCGAGCGGGCTTTTGGCACACTGCCGTCGCTGCGCCGCCTGTCCCTGCGCCACAACAACCTGTCCTTCATTACTCCCGGCGCCTTCAAGGGCTTGTCGCGCCTTGCCGAGCTGCGCCTGGCGCACAACGGCGACCTGCGGTACCTGCACGCGCGCACCTTCGTCGCGCTGGGCCGCCTGCGTCGCCTCGACCTGGCTGCCTGCCGCCTCTTCAGCGTGCCCGAGCGCCTGCTGGTCGAGCTGCCGGCCCTGCGCGAGCTCGCCGCCTTCGACAACCTGTTCCGCCGCGTGCCGGGCGCGCTGCGCGGCCTGGCCAACCTGACGCATGCGCACCTGGAGCGCAGCCGCATCGAGGCGGTGGCCTCCAGCTCGCTGCAGGGCCTGCGGCGCCTGCGCTCGCTCAGCCTGCAGGCCAACCGCGTCCGCGCCGTGCACGCTGGCGCATTCAGCGACTGCGGCGTCCTAGAGCACCTGCTGCTCAACGACAACCTGCTGGCGGCGCTGC is a window encoding:
- the NYX gene encoding nyctalopin, translating into MEATQTYRGGRKCIQHIPFVAAPSGSCRDIAVVLGLPSAWAGSACARSCPAACACSSVERGCSVRCDRAGLQRVPAEFPCEAVSIDLDRNGLRFLGERAFGTLPSLRRLSLRHNNLSFITPGAFKGLSRLAELRLAHNGDLRYLHARTFVALGRLRRLDLAACRLFSVPERLLVELPALRELAAFDNLFRRVPGALRGLANLTHAHLERSRIEAVASSSLQGLRRLRSLSLQANRVRAVHAGAFSDCGVLEHLLLNDNLLAALPADAFRGLRRLRTLNLGGNALDRVTSAWFADLAELEQLYLDRNSIAFVEEGAFQNLSGLLALHLNSNHLTVLAWAAFQPGFFLGRLFLFHNPWCCDCRLEWLQDWMEGPGRVTDVPCASPGSVAGLDLSHVAFGRSSDGLCVDPEELNFTVSSPGPSKEPEATTVSRFSSLLSKLLAPRAPVEEAFNTTVGLANASLSDSLPSRGVGGLGSKSTFLLASCLLLRVAQHVVFGLQMD